The region tcagccaatttttttttacttaaatGAAGTAAAGTGAAAATCATGTGGATGAATAACAAATTAAGTAACAAATCACTACAGATTCTCTACAAATTAATGTAAGCCAGCTGTGTACGGACTCCTTGACCTAATGAGAGAGTCACTGAAATGAAAAGCCAAACAAATGGCTTCCTGTGCCTGGTCTGGCAGAATGTGATGCTGCAGTAAGTCCAGTACTGGCAAGGCAAGGACAGCTGTAGATCATGCAGTGAGTTTCAAGCTATTCTTaaaaggaaaatcattttcaGTATCCAAGAAATTAAATACTCAATATTGATTCCAAAACAGAAGGGGCAAGCCAGTCTCTCAAAAATTCCAGGTTGTCATGCATTGAAGGTTATATcacattaatatatattgcagctacttcagaggtgtgtaattgtTTTGAAGCGCCCTAATTGTTTTAAAGCCTTTCTACAGAAATTCATGATTGAAAAATCAAAATATCTTGTACATATTTTGAAGATTGAATGAAATTGTGTAAACAATATGCTTGAAATGAAGCACACACAAGAGAAAACTTATGATGAATTTCTCATGTCTTGCTTGCAACATAGCGTTTATCTCTGAATCTTCTGAATGCAAAAATAAGTTGACAAGGGCAGTCAGAGGTTCTTGTTCATGAATCTCTGCCTCTTCTATCTGTTTCTGTACCTTTTGCCTATCCTTTCAAAACGAAGATTAGGATTAGACCTTTGAACACACAGTTTATTTATATTAGATGCTGTCAAAAGATTGAGATAGGCTGACAATGCATTCTGTTAACTGCTAATGTAGCATTTGGGGGAATACTGTAGTTACCATCAAAGAATAGTTGGGATTGAAAGCACAGAATGTCCTGTTGGCTGTTACAAATTGCTTATATTTTATAAACCAAAACCTTTTAAAATCTCATTGAGCAGATTGATTTAATTAATTTGGAAGAATCTATGCAACCTAAACTTGGGATTCGAAAGCTTGCTGATCTACCTAAGCTCCTGCTTCCCCAAAACAGTCAAATTAAAAAGTTAATCCATCGTTTTGTTGCCCTCCCCAACACTCCCTCCACCTTTTAAACTTAATTGTTTTACTAAGCTTTTAGTCACATCTTTTAATATCGTCCATTGATTAGCTGTCAAATCTTTTGCATCTGATTACTTTTTTGAGAACTACTGTCAGACAATTTCCCTTTTACTGAAAGAATTTGATGAATACAACTTGTTAAATACAGCATTGACTTTAAGCTTGTTGCATAGTGAAAGCTATTTAACAGGCAAAAGTCATTTTAGAAGACTATTTTTCAAAAATCAAGTAGACAAAATTCTATACATTAAGTATTACTAAACCACTACTGGTCTCACTTCGGTGTGCTTTATTTCTACTGTTCCGTACATTTTTTTTATCCATTGCAATCCCTCCCTACACcctgccactttttaaaaatagggCAAATATTTGTGTAATGGGTGGTTTATTCTTCTAGAACGCTAAGGTTGCCAGGGCACTGGGGTGCATAGACAAATATATAGATGTCTGTTTTTAATGCCcacatttcaaatccactttcaTTCTTTGTTCTCTGAATGTTATCTTTGATCAGATGTAGCAATGTGATTGCTACTTTTAATTTGCAATGAATTATCAATGTCAATTAATTCACAGTAAAGGCCATTAGCACCTACATACTAGTACAGCTATCAGCTGCTAATGTTAGCGATTAATGTTCTCGAGTATGCTATGCTGAAGAAGCAGAACTTGAGCTGATTAGAGTGCTTGGTGCATCAGCTCCCAGTACCCCACCACCTGATTTCTGCATAAAACACAATGGCATATTCATGATTACCATGCAAGACCAATCATTGCTTAATCAACATTGTGCTTGTGGACCTAATTTAGTAGTTTAACACTTTATTTCTTTTGATGCATGTCTATTGTCCTATCCGCCAGTGTGTTTATGAAACAGCAATTCTGTTTCAATCCAGTcagtcaacatttaaaaaggcataatTAGCCAGCCAGTGCTCTATGCGTGCTAATATTGGATTAGCAGCACAGTCAGCAGATGGATTACAATAGTAAAGTTCAAATAACTTTTACAAGAATAAAGATTGATATCCATACATTACAGCAATTGGCGCAAACCATTGAGTTTTCTGATTCTTAGTCCAAAGCAGACGTGAGTTGAGGGATATATCATTTAAACCATTGATGTGTCCACAGTTTTAAACCTGAATTTTCTAACCTTGCCAAGTAGGAATGctttttgtaattttctttatggCTATTGTTTTCAAAATGATACATTTTTCTCCCTGCAAATATCCCCACCACCTCTAATTTCCAGGTACTGAGGCACTGTATCatgtttttaaataaatcacTGGCAATGACAGAAGATCAGTAGAAAATTTTAATATCGTGTCAGTTAACCTTTTCAATGCTAAATGTCCTTCACAATGTGCAATTGAACATACTGCAGCTGGAATCTGCCAACAATAAAACAAAGTACTTATGGTGAAAAGTAGAATGCAGGGTTTGAGAAACAGCCAACATTACGTAATGTTTTATAAATCATTGTAGCCTTGACAAATGCATTCTATTCTTGTTGAAGTTGTGAAAGGGTTACTGCTTCATATTACGCCCAGATTCTCCCCCTCCTTATTCCCTTACTTTGGGTTTACTGCAGATATTTTCAGAATCCTGTGTCAGCAGTGGTTTCTGAAAAGTTCCACACTGCCTTTCAGATCAACTAATGCTCCCCTGTATTCTTCCCATATatatatctatctatctatacacacacaccacgcgCGCGTACACAATTTGCATCTAAAAGCACAATTGTGTCTTACAGTAATTAGCAGACTCATCCGCAATTCCACCATTTTATAGAATTCACAGTAACGCTGGATGCAGAAGTGTGTGTTTGTACAGATACATAGGGTTGTCTTGTAGTGGAACGAACCATCGCTGGTTTCACCTGGATACAAAGGTTGTCTGGTGATTTTTCTTCCATTACAAATTAAATGAACgcttctcaaaaaaaaatcccttttttATTGCCTTTTTAACATTTGGCACAGTACAAATTGGTGCTTTTACAAGATAAACCTGTAAAGTCTGGTATTGGGCTTAGAAAGAATTTCCATATAAATATGTTTTACTGCATCCTCATAGCATTGGCTTTAAAAATTACAGAATGCCCTTTTAAATTGGTTCGGCCCCATTTCTTTTCCCCAAATCATGAAAGCATCTTGCTTAGTCTCTTCTTAAACATAAGTTACAGGttagaaaatagtttattttatttttatatatatatatatatatatatatatacacacacacatatatatatatatataaaatcatttttttaaatcaGCCATGGTTGCTTTGATATAAGCATATACAAGAAAACAGTCTGAGTTTTGCACTTTTTACAAAATTCTGACTTGTGCATtctattgcatttatataatatCACAGAAGTCAGATCTGAGTCTCCTGAACCTTCTCCTTGGTATGTGTTTGTATAATAAAGGGCTCAGGTATTGTAGTGTGGAGCGAGTTACCCAGGCTGTTCTCTGTCCAGTGAGCCCCGTGTGCTGGTTTGTACGTGCTGTAGTTCATGTGGTCGTGAACTGAGGGCACTACGACTGCTCCTTCTGATGGTGTGATGTCCTCGCCCACATTAATGATCTCTATAGTCCTGGCTGCCGCCACCGTGCTCCGTTGTTGATGTCGTTTGCGAAGTTTGTAAAACACTATAAGCATGGCAGCTGCCAGCAGCGTCACCGCCACGAAACAGCCGATGATGATTTTCGTGGTTTTCATAACCTCATCTAGGCTGGTGCGGGTCGTGTCCATGGTGGCCAGCGTGGGGATCACTGGCACCGTTTTTggatttctcgcactctgtaacagcactgtgggagtgGAGATGAATGCTGGCTTGTAAGTGGGTGGGGTCGACAGAAACGGTGGTACTTTAGTCCTAACGTTGTCCGGCGTCGTTTCCACGGTAACTGTTGAAAAGTAAGTGTAATTTGATGTGTTGATCTCTGCCATGCTTACTCTCAGGAAGGCTGATGCATCAGCCTTTCCTTCCACATTGGTGACCATACATTTATAGGTACCAGCATCTGTTATTAAAACATGCATGAAGTATAGGGTTCCATTGTTAAATACTGATATACGCGGATGTGTCGATCCATGACTCAATACCGTGTTGTTCGGCAATAACCACCTGACGGATGACATGGAAGATGTTCGACATTTCAATTTGGCCGTTCTCCCTTCAGAGATGTTTAGGTTTTGTGGCGGTTCCACAATGACTGGCCTTGAGCACTGTAAAGTGGCCTTGTCTACTTCGGTCAAGTATTTCCCCCTCATGTGAGCTGGGGAATGGCACCGGCCACAGCAAGTAGAGTTTGTGGGGATGTACTCCCTCAGCCACCAGGCAAGCCAGAGAATATCGCAGTCACAATTCCATGGATTATGATGTAGGTGCAACTCCACAAGGTACTTCAGTGGTGCAAACAGATCATGTGGCAGCGAAGTAAGGTTGTTATGGGCCAGATTTAGCTCCACCAATGCAGTGAGGTCATCAAAAGCATTTCGTTCAATCAGATTTACTTGCGAGTTCATAAGCCAGAGCTTTTTTAGTGACTTTAGCCCCTGAAATGATCCTGGTTTAATTGCTGGGAAGTGGTTGCTAGACATTTCCaattcctccagcctcaccagtGGTGAGAGATTAGGCATATCCCTCAGATTACACATCCCTAGGTTAAGGTATTTTAAGTTAATTAAGCCCTCAAAAGCACCATCCAGGATGTACTCTAATTTTCTAAGCTCTCCCAAATCCAGACGCAGCAGTGATGGCACCCTGTTAAAAGCGTATGATGGAATGCTTTCAATGGGGTTGTTCCTGAGCCACAATTCACGCAGCTTTGAAAAGGACTCAAATGCGCCACTTGGTATCACAGTCAGCCTGTTCTCAAATAACTCCAGTGTGTT is a window of Stegostoma tigrinum isolate sSteTig4 chromosome 25, sSteTig4.hap1, whole genome shotgun sequence DNA encoding:
- the LOC125463137 gene encoding leucine-rich repeat-containing protein 4 → MCHIMNLLWQVTVHHTWNAALVLLVYLTVRMWSVCEASNREQSCPVICSCSNHFSKVVCTRRGLKEVPQGIPSNTRYLNLMENNIQLIKADTFRHLYHMEVLQLGRNSIRQIEVGAFNGLTSLNTLELFENRLTVIPSGAFESFSKLRELWLRNNPIESIPSYAFNRVPSLLRLDLGELRKLEYILDGAFEGLINLKYLNLGMCNLRDMPNLSPLVRLEELEMSSNHFPAIKPGSFQGLKSLKKLWLMNSQVNLIERNAFDDLTALVELNLAHNNLTSLPHDLFAPLKYLVELHLHHNPWNCDCDILWLAWWLREYIPTNSTCCGRCHSPAHMRGKYLTEVDKATLQCSRPVIVEPPQNLNISEGRTAKLKCRTSSMSSVRWLLPNNTVLSHGSTHPRISVFNNGTLYFMHVLITDAGTYKCMVTNVEGKADASAFLRVSMAEINTSNYTYFSTVTVETTPDNVRTKVPPFLSTPPTYKPAFISTPTVLLQSARNPKTVPVIPTLATMDTTRTSLDEVMKTTKIIIGCFVAVTLLAAAMLIVFYKLRKRHQQRSTVAAARTIEIINVGEDITPSEGAVVVPSVHDHMNYSTYKPAHGAHWTENSLGNSLHTTIPEPFIIQTHTKEKVQETQI